In uncultured Desulfuromonas sp., the genomic stretch TTTATGTGCGCACGCCGGACGAAATGCGCGAGCTGTTCAGCCATGTGCCGCAGGCCCTTGACAACACGGTGGAGATTGCTCAGCGCTGTAACCTCGACTTTGATTTCGATACCTATCATTTTCCCCAGTACGAAAAACCGGCAGACAAGACCCTTGATGAGGTTCTGGAGGAGATGGCCCGTGACGGTCTTGAAGATCGTCTGAAAATGATCCGCTCATTGAATCCCGATTTGAGTGCTGAAGAGGAGCAGGTGTATCAGGATCGCCTCGAGCGGGAGCTGAAGACCATCCGCGATATGGGATTTCCCGGCTATTTTATTATCGTTGCCGATTTTATCAACTGGGCCAAGGACCACGATATCCCGGTGGGGCCGGGCCGTGGTAGTGCGGCAGGCAGCCTGGTGGCCTTTGCCATCCGTATTACCGACATTGATCCGATCCCCTACGATCTGCTGTTTGAACGTTTCCTCAACCCGGAGCGGATCTCCATGCCGGATATCGACGTCGACTTCTGCATCTATGGCCGTGAAAAAGTCATCCAGTACGTGCAGGAGGAGTACGGCGCGCCGAATGTCGCCCAGATCATCACCTTCGGTACCCTGGGGGCCAAAGGAGTGATCAAGGATGTCGGCCGAGCGCTCAATATGCCGTATGGCGAGGTGGATAAATTATCCAAGCTGGTGCCGGCAGTGCTGAATATCACCCTCAAGGATGCCCTGCAGCAGGAACCGCGTATTCAGGAAATGGCCAAATCTGATGTGCGTGTTAAAGAGCTGCTCAATGTCGCCTTGTCGCTGGAAGGCTTGACCCGCCATGCCTCGACCCATGCCGCCGGTGTGGTGGTCACCCCCAATCCATTGACCGATTACCTGCCGCTGTACACCGATCAGAAATCGGGCGGTCAGGTGACCCAGTTCCCCATGAGCTATGTCGAAAAGATCGGTCTGGTCAAATTCGACTTCCTCGGTCTGAAAACGTTGACCGTTATCGACAATGCTCTGAGGTTGATCCATTCGGCAAAAAATCCCGATTTTGATCTCAACGTGATCGGCGATGATGATGACGCCACTTACGAACTGCTCAGCCATGGTGATACCACCGGCGTGTTCCAGCTCGAATCTTCGGGGATGAAAGAGCTGCTGGTCAAACTCAAACCCAACTGCTTTGAAGATATTATCGCCGCCTGCGCCCTGTATCGTCCCGGCCCACTCGGTTCGGGCATGGTCGATGACTTTATTCTGCGTAAGCATGGGCAGAAGGATATTGTTTACGACTTTCCGCAACTGGAGCCGATCCTCAAGGATACCTACGGGGTTATCGTCTATCAGGAGCAGGTTATGCTCATCGCCCAAACCCTGGCCAACTACTCTCTCGGTGGTGCGGACCTGTTGCGCCGCGCCATGGGTAAGAAGAAACCCGAGGAGATGGAAAAGCAAAAAGTGCTGTTCCTTAAAGGCGCCAAGGAAAACAATCTTGATGCGAAAAAAGCGGAGGCGGTTTTCGACCTGATGGCCATGTTCGCCGCCTACGGTTTCAATAAATCTCACTCGGCGGCTTACGCTCTGGTGGCCTACCATACCGCCTACCTCAAGGCCCATTATCCCGTCGAGTTTATGGCGGCATTGCTTACCGAGGATATGGAGAACACCGACAAGGTGATCAAAAACATTGCCGAGGTGCGTTCCATGGGCATCGAGGTCTTGCCGCCCGATATCAATGCCTCAATCCGCTCGTTTACCGTTCACGAAAACGCCATGCGTTTCGGTTTGGGGGCGGTCAAGGGGGTTGGTACCGCCGCGCTGGATTCCATTATCCATGTCCGCGAAGTCGATGGCCCCTATGATTCTCTCAATGATTTTTGTGAGCGGGTCGATCTGGGCAAGGTCAACAAAAAGGTGGTTGAATCGCTGATCAAATGCGGCGCGTTCGATTCGCTGGGCGGCAAACGTGCGCAATATATGGACGCTCTGGAAAGTGCTATGGAGATTGGCCAACAGGTGCAGCGTGAAAAGCAACAAGGTCAAGAGTCTCTGTTCGGCATGGAGGAGATGGTCACTCGCAGCGGCAGCAGCTATGGTGAATTGCCCGATGTTGCCGAGTGGGATGACAAGCTGCGCCTCAACAATGAGAAAGAAGCCCTGGGTTTTTATATTACCGGCCATCCGCTATCGCGCTACGCCGAAGATATCAAACGCTTTGCCACCTGCGATCTTTCCGGGCTGGTCGAACGCAACGACAAAGAAGAGGTGCGGGTGTGCGGCATTGTCAGTGGCAAAAAGGAACTGGTGACCAAAAAAGGCGATCGCATGGCGTTTATCACTCTGGAGGATTTGACCGGTTCTCTGGAAGTGGTGGTGTTTCCGGAAGCCTTTCAGGCCGCCGCTGATTATCTGGGCGGTGATGATCCGTTGATGGTGTACGGCACGCTTGATGCCGGAGAGGACAGTTGTAAGGTGCTGGCCAACGAGATTCTGCTGCTCCACGATGTCAAAGAAAAGCAGACCTCTAAAATACACCTGCGTCTCACCACACCGGGATTGACCGATGACATGATGCAGACCCTTAAACACACCATGATGCGCTATTCGGGCTCCTGCGCGGTGATTTTGCACATGGTGGTACCGAACCGCAGTGAAACACAAATTCGTGTGGCCAAAGAACTCAGTGTTGCCGCCAGCGATGACTTTGTCAGTGCTGTGGAAAAATTGTTCGGATACAATGTTGTCACCTTCGAATGATTAGGCTACCATGTACCGATTAAGCTGAATCGATTGGAGGAGGCCGGTTGCAGCCGCGGAGGCACACACCGGTATCGATCTTTTTTTTGTTTTTGAGCATGCAGGACAGCGCGACAAGGGGGCTGTCATTTGCGAATAAACACGCCTGACGCGACAGCGTGGTGGGTCGGGCGGAGTATGGGAGAGCCTCATGCAAGCATATCTGGATTTTGAGAAACCTTTGGTTGATCTCGAACAAAAAATCCTCGAACTTCGTGAATATTCGACGGAAAGTGTTGATTTTAGCAGCGAGTTACAGAAACTGGAGAAGAAAGCTGAAAAGCTTCGTGAAGATATCTTCTCCAAATTGACCCGCTGGCAACGCACCCAGCTGGCCCGTCATCCGGGACGGCCTTTTACCCTCGATTTTATTCAAAATATTTTTACCGACTGGTTTGAATTGCACGGTGATCGCAATTTCCGCGATGACCCGGCGCTGGTGTGTGGTTTTGCCCGCTTTGACGGTCAACCCTGCGCAGTGATTGGCCACCAGAAGGGGCGCGACACCAAAGAAAAGGTGATCCGCAACTTCGGCATGCCCAACCCCGAAGGCTATCGCAAAGCCCTGCGCATCATGCAGATGGCTGAGCAATTCGGTTTGCCGATTTTTACCTTTGTCGACACACCGGGTGCTTACCCCGGCATCGGTGCTGAGGAGCGCGGGCAGGCCGAAGCCATTGCCCGTAATCTGCGCGAGATGGCAGCACTGAAGGTTCCCGTTATTGTCACGGTGACCGGTGAAGGGGGCTCCGGTGGTGCGCTGGCCGTTGCCGTTGGTAACCGTGTACTGATGATGGAATACTCGGTGTATTCGGTGATCTCTCCAGAGGGCTGTGCTGCCATTTTGTGGAGTGACGGCACCAAGGGGCCTCAAGCTTCCGAAGCGCTCAAATTGACCGCCGCCGACATCAATGAACTGGGTTGTATTATCGATGATGTGATCGAAGAGCCTCTGGGGGGCGCGCATACCAACACGACCCTGGCGACCGAAAACGTCAAACAATGCTTGAAGAAGCATCTTGATGAACTGCAGCAGCTTTCGCCGGAAGAACTGGTTGAGCAGCGTTACGAAAAATTCCGCGCCATGACCGTCATGCAGGAACTGGCGGTGGAGGAATAATTCGTGGTGCGGCGCTGGTGTTGCCTTCCCTTTATCGCGGTTCTTATCGCGTTGGCGGGGTGTTCTTCGTCAACCCCGCAATCACCGGCGGTCTCTCCGACAACAGGCAAGCCATTGAGAGGCTGGCAGAAACCCTATGAGGTCTACGGGGTGTCCTATACGCCTCTGCTTGATCATCAAGGGTTCAGTGAAGAGGGAATTGCCAGCTGGTATGGCAAAAAATTCCACGGCCGCAAAACCAGCAACGGCGAGATTTACGACATGTACGCCATGACGGCGGCCCATAAAACTTTGCCGTTGGGCGTTTTTGTCCAAGTGGATAATCTGAATAACGGCAAAACGGCTGTCGTGCGTGTCAATGATCGTGGCCCGTTTGTCGCCGGTCGAATTATCGATCTGTCCTACACCGCCGCCAGTCGCCTTGGCGTGGTTGGACCGGGCACCGCTCCGGTACGCATTACCGCGCTGGGCTATCAGCAGTGGGATAACAGCGGACAACCGCATTACACTTTGCCGCAATCGGTACAAACCGGGCCGTTCACTGTTCAGGTCGGGGCGTTTACTCAGCAGCCGAATGCGACTCGGTTGGCGGAAAAACTCAAACGTCAATACGGTCATGCCGATGTACAGCAGGCCTGGGTGGACGGACGGCTGTTTTATCGGGTGCGGGCTGGCAAATACGATTCGCTGGAGGCCGCGCAGCAGGGGCGTGAGGAGCTGGCTAGGCAGGGCGTGGGCCGTGGTTTTGTTGTCGCGATCGACTGATTGACGCAACATTTTGAGTTATAAAAAACAGCGCGTTTCGTGATGACGAAGCGCGCTGTTTTTTATTCGATGACGTCACGAATCCACTGTTTCTGGCGAGCGCTGAGCGTTTGACTGTGCAACAGATTGCGCGCTTCGGTGCGCGGCAGACGCGGCAGAAACTGGATAAACCACACGCGTGGTGTCTGGCGGTTTTTGAGGATGGCACGGCGTAAATTGGGCCGTTGACTCCAGCGGGGATGACGCGCTATCTGCGAGATGGTTTCCGCCGTGGCGTTGGAACCGTTAAGGTGCTGATACAACGCGACTTCCTGAAGTTTTGGATTGTTGAGACCGGCTTCGATCACCTGCGGGTGACCCTCTTTGAACAGAGCTTGCAGAACCGTGGCCGTGGCTCGGCGCGCCAGACTGATGCGGTTGCCAAGTGGGGCCATGGGCAGGCGCTGGATGATGGCCAGTTCGGCGGCCATGCGCAGATCCGCCGATTGCCCAGGCAGATAACACAGATTGAGCACTTCAAACAGATGAAGTCGCGACAGCAGTTTTTTGACCAGGGCGGGGGAGACAGCCGGATGGGACAGGATGGCCATGCACACCCGTGATTTTTCACACAGTTTGTGGCGACCGACGGCATTGAGAAACGAGCTGGTCACGTCGTGACGTTTGAGCACCTGCAATAGATGCTCTTCAGCCAGGGCGACATTTTTCAGGGCCGCATGGAGGACCTCGCTCGACGGATCATGGAGAACCTCTTTTAAATCATCGCTATCCGTGGTCAACGCCCGTTTAAGGCGGTGAACCATGTCGGCGTCTAAAGAAGTTGATTGCGTTGAGGGTGTGCTCATTCGTGGACTCCTTAGCAGGAGAGCGAAAAAATCCCGCTCCGGGTGTATTCACTCCCCTGCCAGGTTGGTCTTTATTTTTTTTCGAAAAAGCCGTACTCGCCAAGAAAATCGTTTTTAAAATCGATGTAACAGTTCTGTTCAATGGCTTCACGGGCCTGTTTCACCATGTTGAGGTAGAAATGGACGTTGTGAATAGCCATCAGGGTTGCCGAGAGAATTTCGTTGGCATTGAACAGGTGATGCAGATAAGCCCGGGTAAAGTTGCGACAGCAGTAGCAATCACAGGCCGGGTCCACCGGAAAAAAGTCACGCCGGTAGTTGCGGTTGGTCAAACGCAGTTTACCACGCGAGGTGAAAGCCGTGGCACTTCGCGCATAGCGGGTCGGGATGACACAGTCAAACATATCCATGCCTCGCTCAATGCTTTCGAGGATATCTTCCGGCAGACCAACACCCATCAGATAGCGCGGTTTGTTTGACGGCAGAAACGGTTCCGTGTAATCCACCACCTGTTTCAGCAGTTCAAGACCTTCACCGACGCTGACGCCACCAATAGCGTAGCCGGGAAAATCCATGGACGTCAGTTGCTCCGCGCATTCGCGACGTAAATCTTCATAGACGCTGCCCTGAACGATGCCGAACAATGCCTGATCGCTACGTCCGTGGGCTTCCAGGCAGCTACTGGCCCAGCGCAATGTCTTATGGATCGATTTTTTGGCATAATCGTGACTGGACGGATAAGGGATGCATTCGTCAAACGCCATGATGATGTCGGCACCGAGATCGTTTTCAATCTGCATCGCTTCTTTGGGCCCGAGGAAAATCTCTTCGCCGGTATGCTCATGACGAAAGAACACGCCGCTTTCGGTGATTTTTTTCTTTGGCAACGAGAACACCTGGAAACCGCCGCTGTCAGTAAGGATCGGCTTGTCCCAGTTCATGAAACGGTGCAGTCCACTGGCTTTCTTGACCAGGCTTTCACCCGGTTTGAGATGCAGGTGGTAGGTGTTGGATAAGATGATTTGCGCGCCGGTCTCCTCGACTTGAGCCGGGGTCATGGCTTTGAGAGCACCATGTGTGCCGACGGGCATGAAAATCGGTGTTTCAATGGCTCCATGAGGGGTGTGCAAACGGCCACGACGTGCGCGACAGGAACGGTCATTATGGAGCAATTCAAAAGAGAACATACGGTGTTGAATCTTTCTTGAGCAAAAGGGAATGGGCATGTCCCGACAACCAGAGGTTGCCAAGTGGACTGTTTTTCAGCACAGTATCAAAAGCCATGCAATAAAGCAATTCAACGGGGCCAGCAGTCTATTGTACGCGCTGGTTCGGGGAGGACATTATGATTCTGACGGGAACGCTGGAACGTGCTGAATTCGTCAAATTACGCTACCGGGTACGTCTGTTGGAACCTCTGGATGTGGATCTGGCCACACTGCTGCGTCTGCGGCGTAACCTTCGTGCTGCCGGAAGTTATGTCTTCTATCATGCTGATGGCCGCACCAACGCCGGTGTGCATCCGTTCAGTCAGCTGTTTTCTCCGCCGATTGCCGATGACCCCGTGGCCCGACAGCGCTACCAGCAAAGCGCTGCTGCATTTGTACTGCAACCGGACCCGGCCTGTTGCCGTCACTATCAACGGGATGAGCTGTTGACTTTTCCGGTGGTGTTGTGGGGTGGACGCCAAGAGCAGATTGTCCAGCTGGCCCAAGTGTTTCAGGCGTTGGGCAAAAATGGATTGCGTCATGATGCCGGTCGCTTTGAATTGCTGGAGATTGCCGGTCAGGACTCTTCGGGACGTTATGCCAATCTGTGGCGTGCTGGGGAGGATCTGGCTCAGGTACAAAGCCCGCTACGCGATGCTGACTGGTGGTTATCGACCCTGCCGGTTGCGGTGAATGATCTGACGTTGAAGTTTATTACGCCGGCGCGTTTGATGCAGCGCAATCGACCGCTGTTTCGAGCCGATTTTTCCGATCTGTTTCCATTTATTCTGCGTCGGGTGACATCGATGCTTTATGCCCATTGCCATTTGGAATTGGTCGATGACCCGGCTCGCATGATTGAACTTGCTCAGCAGGTTGTTGTGCTGGAAAATCACCTCGAATGGCAGGATTGGCGACAGCTGGGACCCGACCCGCAGATGCAGCAGCCTTTAGGCGGACTGATGGGCACGTTGCGGTTACAGGGCGCGACTCTGGTTGACCTGTTACCGGTTCTGGAATTGGGAACCTTGATGAATCTGGGGAAAAATGCCGCTTATGGAGCTGGCTGCTATCACTTGCAGGTGCGCGGGGAGCCGTTTGAAAAATCCCATTAATTCTGTATACTTCATATACCGGTTATCACTCTCGACTAAGGATTGCGGAGGTGGTTATGAAAGATGTCTGGGATGAGCGAGAAAAAGCTTTCGAAAATCAGTATTTTCGTGATGTAGAGCGCAAACAGATCGAAGCAATGAAAGAGAAGATGCATGAAGGACAGATCCGTGAGTTGTGTAAAAATCGTTGCCCCAAATGTGGCGAAGAGATTCAGTCCAACACTTTTCGCGGCGTGCCTCTTGATCAATGCCCCTCTTGCGGTGGTATTTGGCTGGGGCCAAACGACTTGAAAATATTGGCCGAAAAGGATCATCGTACCTGGTTTGACAACTGGTTCCACGCTGGAGAAAGCCAGGATTGATATTATGATAAAAAGGCGACTTACATCCTCGGGGACCTTTTTTCCCCTGTTGTATCGCGGTGTTTCAAGCGGCGGGTCAGGGCTTTTCCTTGACCCGCTCGCTGTATTCACGTACATATGTAAGGATATCCCCTTGTTAATGATGGTATTGTTTTTTGTTGATTGTGATTAAAGCGAAGAGGAGGAAGGATGGGTGACTTTGTCTTTGTAGTATTGGTTCTTGGCGGACTTGGCGTGTTCTTTTATCGGCAAAGTCAGGAAAAACAAGCACAGAGAGCGGCTGAAGTATCTGATGCAGCGTCTTGTGCCTCAGGGGAGAGCGCTTCTCAGCCTGTCGAATCGGTTGACGAACCGCAGGCGCAAAAAGCTGAGAGTGCAGACGGCGTGGCTGAGACGAAGGCTGAAGAGCCCGTCGTTGAGGAAACAGCCCCAGAGAAAGAATCTGTGGATGCTCAGGAGGAGCCGAAGGTTCCTGCGGAAGAAACGTACGACGCTTTGACGTGGCGGGTGTTGCAGCGGGTGATGGAACAGCCGGGGATTCTGCAGACGGAAATTTATGGTCTGTTTCCCAAGGAAAACCGCAAGCACCTGCAGGCGACCTTGCTGCAGTTGGATAAAGAGAATGTGCTGCGTCGGGAAAAAGAGGGGAATACCTACCGTTTGTTTCCCGTTTAAGAGCTTGTTGGGAAAACAACCTGCAAAAATTATAAACGCGCCCGTCGGGACATCCCCGGCGGGCGCGTTGTTCTTCTCAGTTGTGTTGTCGCGACCTATTGCCAGATCAACCGTTTGTTGCGGTAGTCGATATGGTAAGCGCGGTGTTTCAAAACGTCCATACCCAACAATCCGTCAGCAAAGCGGCTTCTTTTTTCCCGTTCAATCAACGCAACTTTGAGTTTTTCGATCTGCAGCGGCCCGACGTTAAGTTGGTCGAGTCGGGCCAATTCGATCTCCACTTTTGTGCCATTGGCCAGATGGCCGGTGCTGGAGCGCCATTTTTTTAAACGCAGTTTATCCACGGCATCTCGGTCGAGCAGAGTGATGGTTGCGCCGGTGTCAAGAACCAGATGGACGGTAATGTCTTTGTTGCGATGATGTAACGCCACCGGAACCACCACCTGGTTGCCGTAAATTTTTACCGGGGTTTCCTGGATGGTGGTGTGCTGCTCCTGGTCCGGTTCAGCAATGTTGAAGGCCGGTGACTGTGACCACTGAGGACTGGTGATGCCCTGGCTGGTCGGCGCCGCAACTTTTTTTCCACTGTATTGAGGCGGAATCAGTTCTGGGTCGTCGACCACGATCAGCTTGCCCTCGGCATTGCGGTAATGGTAGATCTCCGCTGCGGCCAGCGGCAGGGCGCTGAATCCGATAATCAGTAAGACCACAAGTAGTTTCACGGCGCGACCTCGTCAAGGGCTGTTGGGTCAAGTACGGTGATGGAGCGCCCACTGACACGGATGATCTTTTCTGTGGAGAGTTTTTTCAGTAACCGCGAAAAAGTTTCAGGTGTGGTGCCGAGCAGCAGGGCGATTTCCCCCTTGGCGGCCGGCAGCTCAATACTGCCTGTGGGCGATTTATCCTGCAACACGCCGAGGTAATTGAGAAAGCGTTGACGAATATCAGCCAAGGTCAGCTGTTCGATCATGCCCAACAGGTATTTGATGCGCTGAGAGAGGGCTCCAATGAACACCATGGCAATATCGGGATGCTGCTCCAGGTGCAACAAAATCTTGTGTGCATCCAGGGCCAGCAGTTCGCAGGGTTCGATGGCGATGGCGCTGACCGGATAACGCCCTTTAAGCTGAAGCAGGATCTCGGCAAAATATTCACCCGGCTCAATAAAGCGAATCACGGCTTCTTTGCCGTCGGTGGTGGAGCGAAACAGTTTCACCCGCCCGGAAGCAAGGAAATAAAATTCACTGCCGA encodes the following:
- a CDS encoding zf-TFIIB domain-containing protein is translated as MKDVWDEREKAFENQYFRDVERKQIEAMKEKMHEGQIRELCKNRCPKCGEEIQSNTFRGVPLDQCPSCGGIWLGPNDLKILAEKDHRTWFDNWFHAGESQD
- a CDS encoding Crp/Fnr family transcriptional regulator; protein product: MEKNSAVKLFLQTFFGNSDDPRFTFIEQISRFATLQRKEILFHEGDVGSEFYFLASGRVKLFRSTTDGKEAVIRFIEPGEYFAEILLQLKGRYPVSAIAIEPCELLALDAHKILLHLEQHPDIAMVFIGALSQRIKYLLGMIEQLTLADIRQRFLNYLGVLQDKSPTGSIELPAAKGEIALLLGTTPETFSRLLKKLSTEKIIRVSGRSITVLDPTALDEVAP
- the dnaE gene encoding DNA polymerase III subunit alpha, translating into MEHANFVHLHLHSQYSLLDGAIKIPNLIERVKEYKMPAVAITDHGNMFGAMEFYTKATAAGVKPIIGCEVYVAPGSRTEKSNARGSSEASYHLVLLCQNKTGYRNLCYLVSTAYRDGFYYKPRIDWELLTEYNEGLIAMSACLGGEIPTLINLGRPDDALARAEQMAQVFDDDRFYLELQENGIPEQATANNGLIDISGKLGLPLVATNDCHYLRREDAYAHEVLLCIQTGKTMDDEKRMRFANDGFYVRTPDEMRELFSHVPQALDNTVEIAQRCNLDFDFDTYHFPQYEKPADKTLDEVLEEMARDGLEDRLKMIRSLNPDLSAEEEQVYQDRLERELKTIRDMGFPGYFIIVADFINWAKDHDIPVGPGRGSAAGSLVAFAIRITDIDPIPYDLLFERFLNPERISMPDIDVDFCIYGREKVIQYVQEEYGAPNVAQIITFGTLGAKGVIKDVGRALNMPYGEVDKLSKLVPAVLNITLKDALQQEPRIQEMAKSDVRVKELLNVALSLEGLTRHASTHAAGVVVTPNPLTDYLPLYTDQKSGGQVTQFPMSYVEKIGLVKFDFLGLKTLTVIDNALRLIHSAKNPDFDLNVIGDDDDATYELLSHGDTTGVFQLESSGMKELLVKLKPNCFEDIIAACALYRPGPLGSGMVDDFILRKHGQKDIVYDFPQLEPILKDTYGVIVYQEQVMLIAQTLANYSLGGADLLRRAMGKKKPEEMEKQKVLFLKGAKENNLDAKKAEAVFDLMAMFAAYGFNKSHSAAYALVAYHTAYLKAHYPVEFMAALLTEDMENTDKVIKNIAEVRSMGIEVLPPDINASIRSFTVHENAMRFGLGAVKGVGTAALDSIIHVREVDGPYDSLNDFCERVDLGKVNKKVVESLIKCGAFDSLGGKRAQYMDALESAMEIGQQVQREKQQGQESLFGMEEMVTRSGSSYGELPDVAEWDDKLRLNNEKEALGFYITGHPLSRYAEDIKRFATCDLSGLVERNDKEEVRVCGIVSGKKELVTKKGDRMAFITLEDLTGSLEVVVFPEAFQAAADYLGGDDPLMVYGTLDAGEDSCKVLANEILLLHDVKEKQTSKIHLRLTTPGLTDDMMQTLKHTMMRYSGSCAVILHMVVPNRSETQIRVAKELSVAASDDFVSAVEKLFGYNVVTFE
- the cas6 gene encoding CRISPR system precrRNA processing endoribonuclease RAMP protein Cas6 produces the protein MILTGTLERAEFVKLRYRVRLLEPLDVDLATLLRLRRNLRAAGSYVFYHADGRTNAGVHPFSQLFSPPIADDPVARQRYQQSAAAFVLQPDPACCRHYQRDELLTFPVVLWGGRQEQIVQLAQVFQALGKNGLRHDAGRFELLEIAGQDSSGRYANLWRAGEDLAQVQSPLRDADWWLSTLPVAVNDLTLKFITPARLMQRNRPLFRADFSDLFPFILRRVTSMLYAHCHLELVDDPARMIELAQQVVVLENHLEWQDWRQLGPDPQMQQPLGGLMGTLRLQGATLVDLLPVLELGTLMNLGKNAAYGAGCYHLQVRGEPFEKSH
- a CDS encoding acetyl-CoA carboxylase carboxyltransferase subunit alpha, whose product is MQAYLDFEKPLVDLEQKILELREYSTESVDFSSELQKLEKKAEKLREDIFSKLTRWQRTQLARHPGRPFTLDFIQNIFTDWFELHGDRNFRDDPALVCGFARFDGQPCAVIGHQKGRDTKEKVIRNFGMPNPEGYRKALRIMQMAEQFGLPIFTFVDTPGAYPGIGAEERGQAEAIARNLREMAALKVPVIVTVTGEGGSGGALAVAVGNRVLMMEYSVYSVISPEGCAAILWSDGTKGPQASEALKLTAADINELGCIIDDVIEEPLGGAHTNTTLATENVKQCLKKHLDELQQLSPEELVEQRYEKFRAMTVMQELAVEE
- a CDS encoding septal ring lytic transglycosylase RlpA family protein, coding for MVRRWCCLPFIAVLIALAGCSSSTPQSPAVSPTTGKPLRGWQKPYEVYGVSYTPLLDHQGFSEEGIASWYGKKFHGRKTSNGEIYDMYAMTAAHKTLPLGVFVQVDNLNNGKTAVVRVNDRGPFVAGRIIDLSYTAASRLGVVGPGTAPVRITALGYQQWDNSGQPHYTLPQSVQTGPFTVQVGAFTQQPNATRLAEKLKRQYGHADVQQAWVDGRLFYRVRAGKYDSLEAAQQGREELARQGVGRGFVVAID
- the tgt gene encoding tRNA guanosine(34) transglycosylase Tgt, whose protein sequence is MFSFELLHNDRSCRARRGRLHTPHGAIETPIFMPVGTHGALKAMTPAQVEETGAQIILSNTYHLHLKPGESLVKKASGLHRFMNWDKPILTDSGGFQVFSLPKKKITESGVFFRHEHTGEEIFLGPKEAMQIENDLGADIIMAFDECIPYPSSHDYAKKSIHKTLRWASSCLEAHGRSDQALFGIVQGSVYEDLRRECAEQLTSMDFPGYAIGGVSVGEGLELLKQVVDYTEPFLPSNKPRYLMGVGLPEDILESIERGMDMFDCVIPTRYARSATAFTSRGKLRLTNRNYRRDFFPVDPACDCYCCRNFTRAYLHHLFNANEILSATLMAIHNVHFYLNMVKQAREAIEQNCYIDFKNDFLGEYGFFEKK
- a CDS encoding aspartyl protease family protein, translating into MKLLVVLLIIGFSALPLAAAEIYHYRNAEGKLIVVDDPELIPPQYSGKKVAAPTSQGITSPQWSQSPAFNIAEPDQEQHTTIQETPVKIYGNQVVVPVALHHRNKDITVHLVLDTGATITLLDRDAVDKLRLKKWRSSTGHLANGTKVEIELARLDQLNVGPLQIEKLKVALIEREKRSRFADGLLGMDVLKHRAYHIDYRNKRLIWQ